Proteins encoded in a region of the Pseudomonas denitrificans (nom. rej.) genome:
- a CDS encoding FAD-dependent oxidoreductase, whose protein sequence is MTATYPHLLAPLDLGFTTLRNRTLMGSMHTGLEEKPQGFERMAAYFAERARGGVGLMVTGGIGPNEEGGVYSGAAKLSTVEEAEKHKIVTQAVHEAGGKICMQILHAGRYAYSPKSVAPSAIQAPINPFKPRELDEEGIEKQIADFVNCSSLAQVAGYDGVEIMGSEGYFINQFLVAHTNHRTDRWGGSYENRMRLPVEIVRRVREAVGPNFIIIYRLSMLDLVEGGSTWDEIVLLAKAIEKAGATIINTGIGWHEARIPTIATKVPRAAFTKVTAKLKGEVSIPLCTTNRINTPEIAEQVLAEGDADMVSMARPFLADPDFVNKAAEGRADEINTCIGCNQACLDHTFGGKLTSCLVNPRACHETELNYIPTTHVKKIAVVGAGPAGLSAATVAAERGHEVTLFDAAGEIGGQFNVAKRVPGKEEFYETLRYFKRKVETTGVNLQLNTRVSVDDLVEGGFDEIILATGIVPRTPAIPGIENAKVISYLDAILERKPVGNRAAVIGAGGIGFDVSEFITHAGESTSLDRHAFWQEWGIDENLDARGGIAGIQAHPHAAARQVFLLQRKKSKVGDGLGKTTGWIHRTGLKNKQVQMLNSVEYLKVDNDGLHISIAGGEPQVLPVDTVVVCAGQDPLRELHDGLVAAGQSVHLIGGADVAAELDAKRAINQGSRLAAEI, encoded by the coding sequence ATGACCGCCACTTACCCGCACCTGCTCGCACCGCTGGACCTGGGCTTTACCACCCTGCGCAACCGCACCCTGATGGGCTCCATGCACACCGGCCTGGAAGAGAAGCCCCAGGGCTTCGAGCGCATGGCGGCCTACTTCGCCGAGCGCGCCCGTGGCGGCGTCGGCCTGATGGTCACCGGCGGCATCGGCCCGAACGAGGAGGGCGGCGTGTATTCCGGCGCGGCCAAGCTGAGCACCGTCGAAGAAGCCGAGAAGCACAAGATCGTCACCCAGGCGGTGCACGAAGCGGGCGGCAAGATCTGCATGCAGATCCTCCACGCCGGCCGTTACGCCTACAGCCCCAAGTCTGTCGCGCCCAGCGCCATCCAGGCGCCGATCAACCCGTTCAAGCCGCGCGAGCTGGATGAAGAGGGCATCGAGAAGCAGATCGCCGACTTCGTCAATTGCTCGAGCCTGGCCCAGGTGGCCGGCTACGACGGCGTCGAGATCATGGGTTCGGAAGGCTACTTCATCAACCAGTTCCTGGTCGCCCACACCAACCACCGTACCGACCGCTGGGGCGGCAGCTACGAGAACCGCATGCGCCTGCCGGTGGAAATCGTCCGCCGCGTGCGTGAGGCCGTAGGCCCGAACTTCATCATCATCTATCGCCTGTCGATGCTCGACCTGGTGGAAGGCGGCAGCACCTGGGACGAGATCGTCCTGTTGGCCAAGGCTATCGAAAAGGCCGGCGCGACCATCATCAACACCGGCATCGGCTGGCACGAAGCGCGTATCCCGACCATCGCCACCAAGGTGCCGCGCGCGGCTTTCACCAAGGTCACCGCCAAGCTCAAGGGCGAAGTCAGCATCCCGCTGTGCACCACCAACCGTATCAACACCCCGGAAATCGCCGAGCAGGTACTGGCCGAAGGCGACGCCGACATGGTCTCCATGGCCCGTCCGTTCCTGGCTGACCCGGACTTCGTCAACAAGGCTGCCGAAGGCCGCGCCGACGAGATCAACACCTGCATCGGCTGCAACCAGGCCTGCCTGGACCACACCTTCGGCGGCAAGCTGACCAGCTGCCTGGTGAACCCGCGTGCCTGCCACGAGACCGAGCTGAACTACATCCCGACCACCCACGTGAAGAAGATCGCCGTGGTCGGCGCCGGCCCCGCCGGCCTGTCCGCCGCCACCGTGGCGGCCGAGCGTGGCCACGAGGTGACCCTGTTCGACGCCGCCGGCGAGATCGGCGGCCAGTTCAACGTCGCCAAGCGCGTGCCGGGCAAGGAAGAGTTCTACGAGACCCTGCGCTACTTCAAGCGCAAGGTGGAAACCACCGGTGTGAACCTGCAGCTGAATACCCGCGTCAGCGTCGACGACCTGGTCGAGGGCGGCTTCGACGAGATCATCCTGGCCACCGGCATCGTGCCGCGCACCCCGGCCATTCCGGGTATCGAGAATGCCAAGGTGATCAGCTACCTGGACGCCATCCTCGAGCGCAAGCCGGTCGGCAACCGCGCGGCGGTGATCGGCGCCGGCGGCATCGGCTTCGACGTCTCCGAGTTCATCACCCATGCCGGCGAATCCACCAGCCTGGATCGCCATGCCTTCTGGCAGGAGTGGGGGATCGACGAGAACCTGGATGCCCGTGGCGGTATCGCCGGCATCCAGGCGCATCCGCACGCTGCGGCGCGCCAGGTGTTCCTGCTGCAGCGCAAGAAGTCCAAGGTCGGCGACGGCCTGGGCAAGACTACCGGCTGGATCCACCGTACCGGCCTGAAGAACAAGCAGGTACAGATGCTCAACAGCGTCGAGTACCTCAAGGTCGACAACGATGGCCTGCACATCAGCATCGCCGGCGGCGAACCGCAGGTGCTGCCGGTAGACACCGTGGTTGTCTGCGCCGGCCAGGACCCGTTGCGCGAACTGCACGACGGCCTGGTCGCTGCAGGCCAGAGCGTGCACCTGATCGGCGGTGCCGATGTGGCTGCCGAACTGGACGCCAAGCGCGCCATCAACCAGGGTTCGCGCCTCGCTGCCGAAATCTGA
- a CDS encoding O-succinylhomoserine sulfhydrylase, with protein MAQDWEAGRLDSDLEGVGFDTLAVRAGQRRTPEAEHGEGLFTTSSYVFRSAADAAARFAGEVPGNVYSRYTNPTVRTFEERIAALEGAEQAVATSTGMSAILSLVMSLCSAGDHVLVSRSVFGSTISLFEKYFKRFGIEVDYPPLSDLKAWEAACKPNTKLFFVESPSNPLAELVDIAALAEIAHAKGALLAVDNCFCTPALQQPLKLGADVVIHSATKYIDGQGRTMGGVVAGRRAQMEPVVGFLRTAGPTLSPFNAWIFIKGLETLRVRMQAHSASAQLVAEWLEQQPGVERVYYAGLPSHSQHELAKRQQKGFGAVVSFEVKGDKAAAWRCIDATRMISITTNLGDTKTTIAHPATTSHGRLSPLERENAGIRDNLIRVAVGLEDVDDIKADLARGLAAL; from the coding sequence ATGGCTCAGGATTGGGAAGCCGGCCGGCTGGACAGCGACCTGGAGGGCGTCGGTTTCGACACCCTCGCAGTGCGCGCCGGGCAACGCCGCACCCCGGAGGCTGAACACGGCGAAGGCCTGTTCACCACCTCCAGCTATGTGTTCCGCAGTGCCGCCGATGCGGCCGCGCGTTTCGCCGGTGAAGTGCCGGGCAACGTCTACTCGCGCTACACCAACCCCACGGTGCGCACCTTCGAGGAGCGCATCGCCGCGCTGGAAGGCGCCGAGCAGGCGGTGGCCACGTCCACCGGCATGTCGGCCATCCTCTCGCTGGTGATGAGCCTGTGCAGTGCTGGCGACCACGTACTGGTCTCGCGCAGCGTGTTCGGCTCGACCATCAGCCTGTTCGAGAAGTACTTCAAGCGTTTCGGCATCGAGGTGGACTACCCGCCGCTGAGCGACCTGAAAGCCTGGGAAGCGGCCTGCAAGCCGAACACCAAGCTGTTCTTCGTCGAGTCGCCGTCCAACCCGCTGGCCGAGTTGGTGGATATCGCCGCGCTGGCCGAGATCGCCCATGCCAAGGGCGCGCTGCTGGCGGTGGACAACTGCTTCTGCACCCCGGCGCTGCAGCAGCCGCTGAAGCTGGGTGCGGATGTGGTGATCCACTCCGCGACCAAGTACATCGACGGCCAGGGTCGTACCATGGGTGGCGTAGTCGCCGGTCGGCGCGCGCAGATGGAGCCGGTTGTCGGCTTCCTGCGTACCGCCGGCCCGACGCTCAGCCCGTTCAACGCCTGGATCTTCATCAAGGGCCTCGAAACCCTGCGCGTGCGCATGCAGGCCCACAGCGCCTCGGCGCAACTGGTCGCCGAGTGGCTCGAGCAGCAGCCGGGCGTGGAGCGCGTTTACTACGCTGGCCTGCCCAGTCACTCGCAGCATGAGCTGGCCAAGCGTCAGCAGAAGGGCTTCGGCGCGGTGGTGAGCTTCGAGGTGAAGGGTGACAAGGCCGCAGCCTGGCGCTGCATCGACGCCACCCGGATGATCTCCATCACCACCAACCTGGGTGACACCAAGACCACCATCGCCCACCCGGCCACCACCTCCCACGGTCGCCTGTCGCCGCTGGAGCGCGAGAACGCCGGCATCCGTGACAACCTGATCCGCGTTGCCGTGGGCCTGGAAGATGTCGATGACATCAAGGCCGACCTGGCGCGAGGCCTGGCGGCGCTGTGA
- a CDS encoding 1-aminocyclopropane-1-carboxylate deaminase/D-cysteine desulfhydrase: protein MQRVHLEWLDRAGVELALLRLDLVDAQVSGNKWFKLAPYLKQAADLGLSGVMTLGGAHSNHLHAVAAAGARFGFETVGLLRGDEQENPTVADLRQLGMQLHWIGYGGYRRRHDSDFWTPWRERYPQLLAVGEGGGGLAGAQGCSPLIAQIRGQLGALGWGDYQQLWVACGTGTTLAGLVLGEGGAHPVVGAMAVPPGHGIETQVPELLREGGSSDAGYRLLDASRGGFARIDATLARFILATEAECGVPLEPLYTGKLLLALHDEIAAGRIARGARIVAIHSGGLQGRRALDEQLKALAAQRE from the coding sequence CTGCAACGCGTCCACCTGGAATGGCTCGACCGCGCCGGCGTCGAGCTGGCGTTGTTGCGCCTGGACCTCGTGGATGCGCAGGTCTCCGGCAACAAATGGTTCAAGCTCGCGCCTTACCTGAAGCAGGCCGCCGACCTCGGCTTGAGCGGCGTGATGACCCTGGGCGGCGCCCATTCCAATCACCTGCACGCGGTTGCGGCGGCCGGTGCGCGCTTCGGCTTCGAGACCGTCGGATTGCTGCGTGGAGACGAGCAGGAAAATCCCACGGTGGCCGACCTGCGCCAGCTCGGCATGCAGCTCCACTGGATCGGCTACGGGGGTTATCGCCGACGGCACGACAGCGATTTCTGGACGCCCTGGCGCGAACGCTATCCGCAGTTGCTGGCGGTGGGCGAGGGCGGCGGCGGGCTTGCCGGTGCGCAGGGCTGTTCGCCGTTGATTGCGCAGATTCGCGGGCAACTCGGTGCTCTCGGCTGGGGGGACTATCAGCAGCTCTGGGTGGCGTGTGGCACTGGCACGACCCTGGCCGGCCTGGTGCTCGGCGAGGGTGGAGCGCATCCGGTGGTCGGCGCCATGGCGGTGCCGCCGGGGCACGGTATCGAAACACAGGTGCCCGAGCTGTTAAGGGAGGGTGGCTCCAGCGATGCCGGATACCGTTTGCTGGATGCCAGCCGTGGGGGCTTCGCGCGGATCGACGCGACGCTGGCGCGCTTCATCCTGGCGACCGAAGCCGAGTGCGGCGTGCCGCTGGAGCCGTTGTACACCGGGAAGTTGCTGTTGGCGTTGCACGATGAAATCGCGGCGGGGCGCATCGCGCGCGGTGCCCGCATCGTTGCCATCCACAGCGGCGGTCTGCAGGGGCGCCGGGCGCTGGATGAGCAATTGAAGGCACTGGCGGCTCAGCGCGAATAG
- a CDS encoding carbon-nitrogen hydrolase family protein: MRKLIFLVLVILFAGYAGWAERRPVGHYLSDLRSEVSLNQGQPSERGNLLGVQPELFTQDYQSVERLRLKFHAYLAKARDEGLINPRTVVVFPEHIGTWLVAAGEKPEVYQTEHIAEAMEWMAASNPLKLARGWLGAKGEDRIADALFRMKAVDMAHDYQTLFGSLAKEFGVTIVAGSIVLPNPRIVEGQIRTGNGRLYNVSQVFGSDGLPLGKPQRKLFPIDDEKGFTRGGDADDLQVLQTPAGRLGVLVCADSWYPASYSALAANKPDIIAVPAFLTGNGSWSKPWKGYNGGATPNDVTLKPGELSEGEAWERLALAGRLGESGAHAGITVFFRGHLWDLGSDGRSLVVNGDSHTLAPDGSGARLINLWL; the protein is encoded by the coding sequence ATGCGCAAGCTGATCTTCCTCGTCCTGGTCATCCTCTTCGCCGGTTATGCCGGCTGGGCGGAGCGCCGCCCGGTGGGCCACTACCTGTCCGACCTGCGCAGCGAAGTCTCGCTCAACCAGGGCCAGCCGTCCGAACGCGGCAACCTGCTGGGCGTGCAGCCGGAGCTGTTCACCCAGGACTACCAGAGCGTCGAGCGCCTGCGCCTGAAGTTCCATGCCTACCTGGCCAAGGCCCGCGACGAAGGGCTGATCAACCCGCGCACCGTGGTGGTCTTCCCGGAACACATCGGCACCTGGCTGGTGGCCGCCGGCGAGAAGCCCGAGGTCTACCAGACCGAGCACATCGCCGAGGCCATGGAATGGATGGCCGCCAGCAACCCGCTGAAACTGGCGCGCGGCTGGCTCGGCGCCAAGGGCGAAGACCGCATTGCCGACGCCCTGTTCCGCATGAAGGCGGTGGACATGGCCCACGACTACCAGACGCTGTTCGGCTCTCTGGCGAAGGAGTTCGGCGTCACCATAGTCGCCGGCTCCATCGTGCTGCCCAACCCGCGCATCGTCGAAGGGCAGATTCGCACGGGCAACGGCCGCCTCTATAACGTCAGCCAGGTCTTCGGCAGCGACGGCCTGCCGCTGGGCAAGCCGCAGCGCAAGCTGTTCCCCATCGACGACGAGAAAGGCTTCACCCGTGGCGGCGACGCCGACGACCTGCAGGTCCTGCAGACCCCGGCCGGGCGCCTCGGCGTGCTGGTCTGCGCCGACAGCTGGTACCCGGCCAGCTACAGCGCGCTGGCCGCGAACAAGCCTGACATCATTGCTGTACCGGCCTTCCTTACCGGCAACGGCAGCTGGAGCAAACCGTGGAAGGGCTACAACGGCGGCGCGACGCCGAACGACGTGACGCTCAAGCCCGGCGAACTCTCCGAAGGTGAAGCCTGGGAACGCCTGGCGCTGGCTGGCCGTCTCGGTGAGAGCGGCGCACACGCCGGCATCACCGTGTTCTTCCGTGGACATCTCTGGGACCTCGGCAGCGACGGTCGCAGCCTGGTCGTGAATGGCGACAGCCACACCCTGGCGCCCGACGGCTCCGGCGCGCGCCTGATCAACCTCTGGCTATGA
- a CDS encoding DUF1853 family protein → MTDFTALLDELLIDLRQPQVRDLAWTLLSPPLLHPGSPALRHPLNASRWYSQPELLAGWLRAQERSPGELLAQLESAPHQRLGRYYERLWQYALERAPDLRLLAANLPVRDNGQTLGELDLLLEDDDGLHHLELAIKLYLGPSDDGPDSWLGPGAEDHLLRKIEHFYQHQLPLSATVEGLAVVREHSDAEPRPGLWLGGYLFYSWPTPCPPPAGASDNHQRGRWLHRRAWPAYQAQQPDGWQALSRKGWLSPAAEDESWSTERFATWLAELPEDGFPQMLARMEFHEGRWREQERLFLVGDRWPRVHSGYSR, encoded by the coding sequence ATGACCGACTTCACCGCCCTGCTCGACGAGCTGCTGATCGACCTGCGCCAGCCGCAGGTTCGCGACCTCGCCTGGACGCTGCTCTCGCCGCCCCTGCTGCACCCCGGCAGCCCGGCGCTGCGCCATCCGTTGAACGCCAGTCGCTGGTACTCGCAGCCCGAACTGCTGGCTGGCTGGCTGCGCGCCCAGGAGCGCTCGCCGGGCGAACTGCTGGCGCAGCTCGAGTCCGCGCCGCACCAGCGCCTGGGCCGCTATTACGAACGGCTCTGGCAATACGCCCTGGAGCGCGCGCCGGACCTGCGCCTGCTGGCGGCCAACCTGCCGGTGCGCGACAACGGCCAGACCCTCGGCGAGCTGGACCTGCTGCTGGAGGACGATGACGGCCTGCACCACCTGGAACTGGCCATCAAGCTCTACCTCGGCCCCAGCGACGACGGCCCCGACTCCTGGCTCGGGCCGGGCGCCGAAGACCATCTGTTGCGCAAGATCGAGCACTTCTACCAGCACCAGCTGCCACTCTCCGCCACCGTCGAGGGGCTTGCCGTGGTGCGCGAGCACAGCGATGCCGAGCCGCGGCCTGGCCTCTGGCTCGGCGGCTACCTGTTCTATTCCTGGCCGACACCCTGCCCGCCACCCGCGGGGGCCAGCGACAACCACCAGCGCGGCCGCTGGCTGCATCGGCGCGCCTGGCCTGCCTACCAGGCGCAGCAGCCGGATGGCTGGCAGGCGCTGTCGCGCAAGGGCTGGCTATCCCCGGCCGCCGAAGATGAAAGCTGGAGCACGGAGCGCTTCGCCACCTGGCTGGCGGAACTGCCGGAAGACGGCTTCCCGCAGATGCTGGCGCGCATGGAGTTCCATGAAGGGCGCTGGCGGGAGCAGGAGCGCCTGTTCCTGGTGGGTGACCGCTGGCCGCGGGTGCACAGCGGCTATTCGCGCTGA
- a CDS encoding NAD(+) kinase: MEPFRNIGIIGRLGSTQVLETIRRLKKFLTERHLHVILEDTIAEVLPGHGLQTCSRKIMGEICDLVIVVGGDGSMLGAARALARHKVPVLGINRGSLGFLTDIRPDELETKVAEVLGGQYIVESRFLLDALVRRHGESIGQGDALNDVVLHPGKSTRMIEFELYIDGQFVCSQKADGLIVATPTGSTAYALSAGGPIMHPKLDAIVVVPMYPHMLSSRPIVVDGNSELKIVVSPNMQIYPQVSCDGQNHFTCAPGDTVTVSKKPQKLRLIHPIDHNYYEVCRTKLGWGSRLGSSE; this comes from the coding sequence ATGGAACCCTTTCGCAATATCGGCATCATCGGCCGCCTGGGCAGCACCCAGGTTCTGGAAACCATCCGTCGGCTGAAGAAATTCCTCACCGAGCGCCACCTGCACGTGATCCTCGAGGACACCATCGCCGAGGTCCTGCCGGGCCACGGCCTGCAGACCTGCTCGCGAAAGATCATGGGCGAGATCTGCGACCTGGTGATCGTGGTCGGCGGCGATGGCAGCATGCTCGGCGCCGCGCGGGCCCTGGCGCGGCACAAGGTGCCGGTGCTGGGGATCAACCGCGGCAGCCTGGGCTTCCTCACCGATATCCGCCCTGACGAACTGGAAACCAAGGTCGCCGAAGTGCTCGGCGGCCAGTACATCGTCGAAAGCCGCTTCCTGCTCGACGCGCTGGTGCGCCGCCACGGCGAATCCATCGGCCAGGGCGACGCGCTGAATGACGTGGTGCTGCACCCCGGCAAGTCCACGCGGATGATCGAGTTCGAGCTGTACATCGATGGCCAGTTCGTCTGCAGCCAGAAGGCCGACGGCCTGATCGTCGCCACCCCGACCGGCTCCACCGCCTACGCGCTGTCCGCGGGCGGGCCGATCATGCATCCCAAGCTGGATGCCATCGTGGTCGTGCCGATGTACCCGCACATGCTGTCCAGCCGCCCCATCGTGGTCGACGGCAACAGCGAGCTGAAGATCGTCGTCTCACCGAACATGCAGATCTACCCGCAGGTGTCCTGCGATGGCCAGAACCACTTCACCTGCGCGCCGGGCGACACCGTCACGGTGAGCAAGAAGCCGCAGAAGCTGCGCCTGATCCATCCCATCGACCACAACTACTACGAGGTCTGCCGGACCAAGCTGGGTTGGGGCAGCCGCCTCGGGAGCAGCGAGTGA
- a CDS encoding AraC family transcriptional regulator, producing MSRPTMRLGDLSVGFVHSLADALAESGVAPQPLLQQYGLDAARLGEPGARLSIPRYMRLGHAAIQQSGDPALGLRMGQLSRPSQSGLAGVTAAQAPNLRAAARALIRFEPLYAQNYRGQSSFIEDASGAWLRFYSISPYNAYNRFVVDSVLAGWVSMLGSIGAQPLRPEKVEIEYPAPAWASRFEERLGCPVEFGAEHNQLRLDQATLARANPDHCPSTWRQLLDICEKELEQLTRTRSLHERVAQLLGPMLNGREPDLEEVAARLKLPTWTLRRKLAEEGTQFRSILNDTRRDLAMIYIRDTDLAFGEIAYLLGFASAEAFQRAFKRWSGQTPGEFRRAQRHSA from the coding sequence ATGAGCCGCCCGACCATGCGTCTCGGCGATCTCTCGGTGGGCTTTGTCCACAGCCTCGCCGATGCGCTGGCGGAAAGCGGCGTCGCCCCGCAACCCCTGCTTCAACAGTACGGACTGGATGCCGCGCGCCTGGGTGAACCCGGCGCGCGCCTGTCGATCCCCCGCTACATGCGCCTCGGCCACGCGGCCATCCAGCAGAGCGGCGACCCCGCCCTCGGCCTGCGCATGGGGCAGTTGAGCCGACCGAGCCAGAGCGGCCTGGCTGGCGTCACCGCCGCCCAGGCACCCAACCTGCGAGCCGCCGCCCGCGCGCTGATCCGCTTCGAGCCGCTCTACGCGCAGAACTACCGCGGCCAGAGCAGCTTCATCGAAGACGCCAGCGGTGCCTGGCTGCGCTTCTACTCCATCAGCCCGTACAACGCGTACAACCGCTTCGTGGTGGATTCGGTTCTGGCCGGCTGGGTGAGCATGCTCGGCAGCATCGGTGCGCAGCCGCTGCGCCCGGAGAAGGTCGAGATCGAGTACCCGGCACCCGCCTGGGCGTCACGCTTCGAAGAGAGACTTGGCTGCCCGGTGGAGTTCGGCGCCGAACACAACCAGCTACGCCTGGACCAGGCAACACTGGCGCGCGCCAACCCGGACCACTGCCCGAGCACCTGGCGGCAATTGCTGGATATCTGCGAGAAGGAACTGGAGCAACTGACCCGCACGCGCAGCCTGCACGAGCGTGTCGCCCAGTTGCTGGGACCGATGCTCAACGGCCGCGAACCGGACCTGGAGGAAGTGGCCGCGCGGCTCAAGCTGCCGACCTGGACACTGCGTCGCAAGCTGGCCGAGGAAGGCACGCAGTTCCGCAGCATCCTCAACGACACCCGGCGGGACCTGGCGATGATCTACATTCGCGACACCGACCTGGCCTTCGGCGAGATCGCCTACCTGCTCGGCTTCGCCTCCGCCGAGGCCTTTCAGCGCGCCTTCAAGCGCTGGAGCGGGCAGACCCCCGGAGAATTCCGCCGCGCTCAGCGCCACAGCGCCTGA
- a CDS encoding SDR family oxidoreductase — protein MDALGNGQVVLVTGAAHGIGLGVAAWLVAEGWQVVLADIDRERGPKVAAALGERASFIALDVASEGQVAAAVAEMIGQFGRLDALVSNAAIARPHNTALESLGLNEWNRTLAVNLTGPMLLAKHCAPYLRAHSGAIVNIASTRAHQSEPNSEAYAASKGGLLSLTHALASSLGPDIRVNAISPGWIDARDLREREAEPLTELDHDQHLVGRVGTVEDIASAVAWLIGDSAGFVTGQELVIDGGMTRKMIYLD, from the coding sequence ATGGACGCCCTCGGCAACGGCCAGGTGGTGCTGGTCACCGGTGCAGCACACGGCATCGGCCTGGGTGTCGCTGCCTGGCTGGTCGCCGAGGGCTGGCAGGTGGTGCTGGCGGACATCGACCGCGAGCGCGGCCCGAAAGTGGCTGCGGCGCTCGGTGAGCGCGCCAGCTTCATCGCGCTGGACGTGGCCAGTGAAGGGCAGGTCGCTGCAGCCGTGGCCGAGATGATCGGCCAGTTTGGCCGCCTGGATGCGTTGGTGAGCAATGCCGCCATCGCCCGGCCGCACAACACGGCGCTGGAAAGCCTGGGCCTGAACGAGTGGAACCGTACCCTGGCGGTGAATCTCACCGGTCCGATGCTATTGGCCAAGCACTGTGCGCCGTACCTGCGCGCGCACAGCGGCGCCATCGTCAACATCGCTTCCACTCGGGCTCACCAGTCCGAGCCGAATTCCGAGGCCTACGCGGCGAGCAAGGGCGGGCTGCTGTCGCTGACCCACGCCCTGGCCAGCAGCCTGGGCCCGGATATCCGCGTCAACGCGATTTCCCCCGGCTGGATCGATGCCCGCGACCTGCGCGAGCGCGAGGCCGAGCCGCTGACCGAGCTGGATCATGACCAGCACCTGGTCGGCCGTGTCGGCACGGTAGAGGACATCGCCTCGGCGGTGGCCTGGCTGATCGGCGACAGTGCCGGCTTCGTCACTGGCCAGGAGCTGGTGATCGACGGCGGCATGACGCGCAAGATGATCTACCTCGACTGA
- the purF gene encoding amidophosphoribosyltransferase has protein sequence MCGIVGIVGKSNVNQALYDALTVLQHRGQDAAGIVTCQDDRLYLRKDNGLVRDVFQQRHMQRLVGKIGIGHVRYPTAGSSSSAEAQPFYVNSPYGITLAHNGNLTNVEQLAKEIYESDLRHVNTNSDSEVLLNVFAHELAVRNKLQPTEEDVFAAVAGVHARCVGGYAVVAMITGYGIVGFRDPHAIRPIVFGQRHTENGVEYMIASESVALDVLGFTLIRDLAPGEAVYITEDGKLYTRQCAANPQYAPCIFEHVYLARPDSIIDGISVYKARLRMGEKLADKILRERPDHDIDVVIPIPDTSRTAALELANRLGVKFREGFVKNRYIGRTFIMPGQAARKKSVRQKLNAIELEFRGKNVMLVDDSIVRGTTCKQIIQMAREAGAKNVYFCSAAPAVRYPNVYGIDMPSAHELIAHNRSTEEVGELIGADWLVYQDLQDLIESTEGGKIKIDHFDCAVFNGEYVTGDVDEAYLNKIDQARNDSTKTKGAAVSAIIDLYND, from the coding sequence ATGTGTGGCATCGTCGGTATCGTGGGCAAGTCGAACGTGAATCAGGCGCTCTATGACGCGCTCACCGTTCTCCAGCATCGTGGCCAGGACGCTGCGGGGATTGTCACCTGTCAGGACGACCGTCTGTACCTGCGCAAGGACAACGGCCTGGTCCGTGACGTCTTCCAGCAGCGCCACATGCAGCGCCTGGTCGGCAAGATCGGCATCGGACACGTACGCTACCCGACCGCGGGCAGCTCCAGCTCCGCCGAGGCGCAGCCGTTCTACGTCAACTCGCCCTACGGCATCACCCTGGCGCACAACGGCAACCTGACCAACGTCGAGCAGCTGGCCAAGGAAATCTACGAATCCGACCTGCGCCACGTGAACACCAACTCCGACTCGGAAGTGCTGCTCAACGTGTTCGCCCATGAGCTGGCGGTGCGCAACAAGCTGCAGCCCACCGAGGAAGATGTGTTCGCCGCCGTTGCCGGCGTGCATGCCCGTTGTGTGGGTGGCTACGCCGTGGTGGCGATGATTACCGGCTACGGTATCGTCGGCTTCCGCGATCCCCATGCGATCCGCCCGATCGTCTTCGGCCAGCGTCACACCGAGAACGGCGTGGAGTACATGATCGCCTCGGAAAGCGTGGCCCTGGACGTCCTCGGCTTCACCCTGATCCGCGACCTCGCGCCGGGCGAAGCGGTGTACATCACCGAAGACGGCAAGCTCTACACCCGCCAGTGTGCGGCCAACCCGCAGTACGCGCCGTGCATCTTCGAGCACGTCTACCTGGCCCGTCCAGACTCCATCATCGACGGCATCTCGGTCTACAAGGCGCGTCTGCGCATGGGCGAGAAGCTGGCCGACAAGATCCTCCGCGAGCGTCCGGACCACGACATCGACGTGGTCATCCCGATCCCGGACACCAGCCGCACCGCCGCGCTGGAACTGGCCAACCGCCTGGGCGTGAAGTTCCGCGAAGGCTTCGTGAAGAACCGCTACATCGGCCGTACCTTCATCATGCCCGGCCAGGCCGCGCGCAAGAAATCGGTGCGCCAGAAGCTCAACGCCATCGAGCTGGAATTCCGCGGCAAGAACGTGATGCTGGTGGACGACTCCATCGTTCGCGGCACCACCTGCAAGCAGATCATCCAGATGGCCCGCGAGGCCGGCGCGAAGAACGTCTACTTCTGCTCCGCCGCTCCGGCGGTGCGCTACCCCAACGTCTACGGCATCGACATGCCGAGCGCCCACGAGCTGATCGCGCACAACCGCAGCACCGAGGAAGTCGGCGAGCTGATCGGCGCCGACTGGCTGGTGTATCAGGACCTGCAGGACCTGATCGAATCCACCGAGGGCGGCAAGATCAAGATCGACCACTTCGACTGCGCCGTGTTCAACGGTGAGTACGTCACCGGTGACGTCGACGAAGCCTATCTGAACAAGATCGACCAGGCGCGCAACGACTCCACCAAGACCAAGGGTGCCGCGGTCAGCGCCATCATCGATCTGTACAACGACTGA